In Arthrobacter sp. StoSoilB5, one genomic interval encodes:
- a CDS encoding sugar ABC transporter permease, which translates to MSTDSFREMKAMTGPAAEGQLARPATTAQASDGGTLPDAGTGTIQPAGGGKKPVRRKGLSERNRPLWMLIPGGLLMFVIIVLPLFLGIYMSALNLDQYSLRKWVSAPFIGVGNFVEALTDSPLLHSVWLSVSYSLIAMIVTLPLGIAAAVATQNSFKGRAVIRSIFLIPYVLPSFVVATVWRTMFQPNGVVDSALGTFGMDAGLWLNGPQTYWTLILVQIWASWPFIYLLALSGLQSVDHEVHEASALDGALWWNKLRYVIFPYLKGPLALAFLIGMLHHINNFTLPFVLFGVPAPADVEVLPILTYVTSFQSFRFGLSAAMAFVSLVLIAIPLFIYLRAVKLDDAETPGGKK; encoded by the coding sequence ATGTCCACTGATTCCTTCAGGGAAATGAAGGCCATGACGGGCCCGGCTGCCGAAGGGCAGCTGGCCCGGCCGGCCACAACAGCCCAAGCGTCCGACGGCGGCACGTTGCCGGATGCGGGCACAGGCACCATCCAGCCGGCTGGAGGCGGGAAGAAACCCGTCCGCCGGAAGGGTTTGAGCGAGCGCAACCGCCCCTTGTGGATGCTGATCCCGGGCGGGCTCCTGATGTTCGTCATCATTGTTCTGCCGCTGTTCCTTGGCATCTACATGTCGGCCCTCAACCTGGACCAGTACTCGCTCCGCAAGTGGGTCAGCGCACCGTTTATCGGCGTCGGGAATTTTGTGGAGGCCTTGACCGACTCGCCGCTGCTTCACTCCGTGTGGTTGAGCGTCAGCTACTCGCTGATCGCCATGATTGTCACGCTGCCGCTGGGTATTGCTGCGGCGGTGGCAACCCAGAACTCGTTCAAGGGCCGCGCCGTGATCCGATCGATCTTCCTGATCCCTTACGTGCTCCCGTCCTTCGTGGTGGCCACTGTGTGGCGGACAATGTTCCAGCCCAACGGCGTAGTGGACTCCGCCTTGGGAACGTTCGGGATGGATGCCGGGCTTTGGCTTAATGGGCCGCAGACTTATTGGACGCTCATCCTGGTCCAGATCTGGGCTTCGTGGCCTTTCATCTATCTGCTTGCACTCTCCGGCTTGCAGTCTGTGGACCATGAAGTCCATGAGGCCTCTGCGCTGGATGGTGCGCTGTGGTGGAACAAGCTGCGTTACGTCATCTTCCCGTACCTCAAGGGACCCCTCGCTCTGGCATTCCTGATCGGCATGCTGCACCACATCAACAACTTCACGCTCCCGTTCGTGCTGTTCGGTGTTCCGGCTCCCGCCGACGTCGAGGTCCTTCCGATCCTCACGTACGTGACCAGCTTCCAGAGCTTCCGCTTCGGCCTCAGCGCCGCCATGGCCTTCGTTTCACTGGTCCTGATCGCCATTCCGTTGTTCATCTACCTGCGCGCCGTCAAGCTGGACGACGCCGAGACGCCTGGAGGCAAGAAGTGA
- a CDS encoding sugar phosphate isomerase/epimerase family protein → MKFSVFTASTPDWTPQQAVTELSAQGWHGIEWRVTDQADAAEPGFWAGNKATWPMTGLEDSLPEIARLTSEAGLEYSGLGGYARCDDHDGVERVLAATAALGARQVRVNVLPLGNSRMGGQQPSGLTYPELFDATREHYEWVAGRAAHHGVKALVELHHGTVTASASSARRLLEGLDPQHVGVIHDLGNLLIEGWESPLPALELLGPYLAHIHVKNARWVRTDERDEAGAAVWVNEWAPLTEGQGSVLAYFKALADVGYDAWVTVEDFSTNLPLAERTAGNLDFLRRAAGLAGLTVHGSLPADSLSKG, encoded by the coding sequence ATGAAATTCTCCGTCTTCACGGCCTCGACGCCGGATTGGACGCCCCAGCAAGCCGTGACAGAACTGTCAGCCCAGGGCTGGCACGGCATCGAATGGCGCGTCACGGACCAGGCAGACGCCGCTGAACCCGGCTTCTGGGCAGGAAACAAGGCAACCTGGCCCATGACTGGTCTGGAGGACTCGCTGCCGGAGATCGCGCGGCTCACATCCGAGGCCGGACTCGAGTACTCCGGCTTGGGTGGCTACGCACGGTGCGACGACCACGACGGCGTCGAAAGGGTTCTCGCAGCGACGGCCGCCTTGGGTGCCCGCCAGGTCAGGGTCAATGTGCTGCCACTTGGCAACTCGAGGATGGGCGGACAGCAACCGAGTGGATTGACCTACCCGGAGCTTTTCGATGCGACCCGTGAGCACTACGAATGGGTGGCTGGCAGGGCAGCACACCACGGTGTCAAAGCGCTCGTTGAGTTGCACCACGGCACGGTAACGGCCTCGGCGTCATCCGCCCGTAGGCTCCTGGAAGGCTTGGACCCGCAGCATGTGGGGGTGATCCATGACCTCGGCAACCTGTTGATCGAAGGCTGGGAGTCACCGCTGCCTGCACTTGAACTCCTGGGGCCGTACCTGGCGCACATCCACGTGAAAAATGCCCGTTGGGTCCGCACCGATGAGCGTGACGAGGCGGGGGCAGCGGTGTGGGTGAACGAGTGGGCTCCACTCACGGAGGGGCAGGGGAGCGTCCTTGCCTACTTCAAGGCACTGGCCGACGTCGGATATGACGCCTGGGTGACTGTGGAGGACTTCTCCACCAACCTTCCGCTCGCCGAACGCACAGCCGGCAACCTGGACTTCCTGCGCCGCGCTGCCGGACTCGCCGGATTGACTGTCCACGGAAGCTTGCCTGCTGACTCCCTCTCGAAAGGCTGA
- a CDS encoding LacI family DNA-binding transcriptional regulator: MADAKARAAGAPPTIRDVAELAGVATSTASRALSNPGRVNRVTRERVEQAAASLNYVPSSQARGLSSGRTNAIALLVPDVTNPFYFDIIRGTQNQLKAAGYTQLLVDTEESAEMEADTLRKMQRTADGFILAASRLTDAQILEAASSQAIVTINRSSANAPTVMIDTPGAVVQALEHLTSLGHSKICYVGGPASSWSNAKRWKTFEDESRDRGLTTSHVGPFTPKTTSGAAAADAAARTGATACIVFNDLLAIGMLQRLRERGIRVPEDMSIVGCDDIFGADFCNPPLTTIASPIEQAGRVAVSMLLAQLDPLHSGSTRRLAVMPTHLTIRGSTGPVST; encoded by the coding sequence ATGGCAGATGCAAAAGCCCGCGCGGCAGGGGCGCCTCCCACCATCCGTGACGTTGCGGAACTAGCGGGAGTCGCAACCTCAACCGCGTCCCGGGCGTTGTCCAATCCCGGCAGGGTGAACCGCGTGACCCGCGAGCGCGTTGAGCAAGCGGCAGCCTCGCTGAATTACGTGCCCAGCTCGCAAGCACGCGGGCTGAGTTCGGGCCGCACCAATGCAATCGCACTCCTGGTGCCCGACGTCACCAACCCCTTCTACTTCGACATCATCCGGGGCACCCAGAACCAGCTCAAAGCCGCCGGCTATACGCAGCTGCTCGTGGACACGGAAGAGTCAGCTGAGATGGAGGCAGACACCCTCCGCAAAATGCAGCGGACAGCGGACGGTTTCATCCTGGCCGCCTCCCGCCTCACGGATGCGCAAATCCTCGAAGCCGCTTCCTCACAGGCCATCGTCACCATCAACAGGTCCTCAGCCAACGCCCCCACGGTGATGATTGACACCCCCGGCGCAGTGGTTCAGGCCCTGGAACACCTCACCTCACTGGGACACTCCAAGATCTGCTACGTCGGTGGACCGGCGTCGTCATGGTCCAATGCCAAGCGCTGGAAGACGTTCGAAGACGAGAGCCGGGATCGGGGACTGACGACCTCCCACGTTGGCCCCTTTACGCCCAAGACGACGTCCGGCGCAGCGGCCGCCGACGCTGCAGCCCGCACGGGCGCGACAGCGTGCATCGTCTTCAACGACCTCTTGGCCATCGGTATGCTGCAGCGGCTACGCGAGCGCGGCATCCGGGTCCCTGAGGACATGAGCATCGTGGGCTGCGACGATATCTTCGGGGCTGACTTCTGCAACCCTCCGCTCACAACCATTGCCTCGCCCATTGAGCAGGCCGGACGCGTGGCGGTCTCCATGCTGCTCGCGCAACTGGATCCATTGCACTCCGGCTCCACCCGCCGCTTGGCCGTCATGCCCACCCACCTCACAATTCGCGGCTCCACGGGTCCGGTCTCGACCTAG
- a CDS encoding sugar phosphate isomerase/epimerase family protein, whose protein sequence is MTGSATVEWTLSGFGDEIDDDPVLQIAVLQALGANHIEVRSAWGTNIVDLNAEQLGELKKLLDAAGMGVSAIASPIGKVDVSLPVEHEVERLRRAANAAQVLGAPYIRIFSFYYGEGVAVESIRDAVIERMRALAAVAEETGVVLLHENEKDIFGDTPDRVLDIIESVASPALKVAWDPANFVQVGVKPFDEGYAKLRPHLEYLQVKDARFADGVVVPAGEGDGDLLRTVEALKSDGFVGFASLEPHLAGAHGLGGFSGPTAFGMAARAFAKVVNEAGVKTK, encoded by the coding sequence ATGACCGGTTCAGCAACAGTCGAATGGACGCTTTCGGGCTTCGGTGACGAAATCGACGACGACCCCGTGCTGCAGATCGCGGTACTTCAAGCCCTGGGCGCCAACCACATTGAGGTCCGCAGCGCGTGGGGTACAAACATCGTGGACCTCAATGCCGAGCAGCTTGGAGAGCTGAAAAAGCTCTTGGACGCAGCCGGCATGGGAGTGTCCGCCATCGCCTCGCCCATCGGCAAAGTGGATGTCTCTCTGCCTGTGGAACATGAGGTGGAGCGACTCCGGAGGGCGGCAAACGCAGCCCAGGTCCTTGGCGCCCCCTATATCCGGATCTTCTCCTTCTACTACGGCGAAGGCGTTGCCGTGGAGAGTATCCGTGACGCCGTGATCGAGCGGATGCGTGCCCTTGCTGCCGTGGCCGAGGAGACCGGCGTGGTGCTCCTGCACGAGAACGAGAAGGACATCTTCGGCGATACGCCGGACCGCGTCCTGGACATCATCGAATCAGTGGCCTCGCCGGCCTTGAAGGTCGCTTGGGACCCGGCCAACTTCGTCCAGGTGGGCGTCAAGCCTTTCGACGAGGGCTATGCCAAGCTCCGTCCGCACCTGGAGTACCTGCAGGTCAAGGACGCGCGGTTCGCCGACGGCGTCGTGGTCCCCGCCGGTGAGGGCGACGGCGACCTGCTGAGAACGGTTGAGGCGTTGAAATCCGATGGCTTCGTGGGATTCGCAAGCCTCGAGCCGCACTTGGCCGGCGCACACGGACTGGGCGGCTTCTCCGGACCCACCGCATTCGGGATGGCCGCGAGGGCCTTTGCAAAAGTCGTGAACGAAGCAGGAGTGAAAACCAAGTGA
- the uxaC gene encoding glucuronate isomerase: MTESLATHPDRLLPADPGTRAIARTLLARVQDLPIISPHGHVDAAVIQQNTPFPDPAALLVTPDHYVTRLIHASGAPLEQLQPGAGAREVWQLFCQSWPLFDGTASGYWLRTQFETVFGLQGEVSAETADATFDAISAKLAEPGFRPRELFKEFNIEVLATTDDPLDDLASHKALAADPSFHGRVLPTFRPDAYLNIAHPSWADNVERLLETASDGGTGYRGYLTALENRRRHFVEHGAVSADHGVRTPATLKLDAAEAERLFERARSGQASAQDRDVFEAHMMYQMARMSVEDGLVMTIHPGSFRNHHRPTFEAFGADTGHDIPFAVNYTEAIRPLLQDFGTAKDFHLVLFTLDETVFSRELAPLAGFYPSVYIGAPWWFLDAPDAMLRFRSAVTETAGFSRSSGFIDDTRAFCSIPARHDASRRIEASFLARLVAEHRISEDRAHELIVDVVDSSPRRVFKL, from the coding sequence ATGACCGAGTCGCTTGCCACCCACCCGGACCGACTGCTGCCAGCGGACCCCGGAACGCGTGCCATAGCGCGCACGTTGCTGGCACGGGTCCAGGACCTGCCTATCATCTCCCCGCACGGACACGTTGATGCCGCAGTGATCCAGCAGAACACGCCATTCCCGGATCCGGCCGCCCTGCTTGTTACGCCGGACCATTACGTCACGCGACTCATCCACGCCTCCGGCGCTCCGCTGGAACAGCTCCAGCCGGGCGCCGGGGCGCGGGAGGTCTGGCAGCTTTTCTGCCAGTCCTGGCCGCTCTTTGACGGCACGGCCTCGGGATACTGGCTGCGGACACAGTTCGAGACGGTTTTTGGACTGCAGGGTGAGGTGAGTGCTGAGACCGCGGACGCCACCTTTGATGCCATCTCGGCAAAGCTTGCCGAGCCGGGATTCCGTCCCCGTGAACTCTTCAAGGAGTTCAATATAGAGGTTCTTGCCACCACGGACGATCCCCTGGACGACCTTGCGAGCCACAAGGCGCTCGCGGCAGATCCTTCCTTCCACGGACGGGTCCTGCCCACGTTCCGCCCGGATGCGTACCTGAATATCGCCCATCCCTCGTGGGCAGACAACGTCGAGCGGCTCCTGGAAACAGCGTCCGACGGCGGCACAGGCTACCGCGGGTACCTCACCGCCCTGGAGAACCGGCGTCGTCATTTCGTGGAACACGGGGCTGTCTCCGCTGACCACGGCGTCCGCACCCCGGCCACCCTCAAGCTTGACGCCGCGGAGGCCGAGAGGCTGTTCGAACGGGCTCGTTCCGGTCAGGCAAGCGCGCAGGACCGTGACGTCTTCGAAGCACACATGATGTACCAAATGGCCCGCATGTCCGTGGAGGACGGCCTGGTGATGACCATCCACCCGGGCTCCTTCCGGAATCACCACCGGCCCACTTTTGAGGCTTTCGGCGCGGACACCGGCCACGATATCCCCTTCGCCGTGAACTACACGGAGGCCATCCGGCCGCTGCTGCAGGACTTCGGGACGGCGAAGGACTTCCACCTGGTGCTCTTCACCCTGGACGAGACGGTCTTCTCCCGCGAGCTCGCACCGCTGGCCGGCTTCTACCCGTCCGTGTACATCGGTGCACCGTGGTGGTTCCTGGACGCGCCGGACGCAATGCTCCGTTTCCGTTCGGCGGTCACGGAGACCGCGGGCTTCTCGCGGTCTTCGGGATTCATCGACGACACACGGGCCTTCTGCTCGATCCCGGCCCGGCACGACGCCTCACGCAGGATCGAGGCCTCGTTCCTGGCACGGCTCGTTGCCGAGCACCGCATCAGCGAGGACCGCGCGCACGAGTTGATTGTGGACGTCGTGGATTCTTCACCCCGACGGGTCTTCAAACTGTGA
- a CDS encoding GntR family transcriptional regulator, giving the protein MPDSPFGPSFSMLRPVRGGNAFEETIEHILQTIKLGIFAPAEKLPPERELAEQLGVSRATLRDALGELQSAGYLEVQRGRYGGTYVSTTAVQRQPDQGPLDPAEVEDVLLFRSIIEPAAAALAAKADLSAAARRHLQVCLSEVSASPAVGYRPRDARFHIAIAELSGSASLVGAVAETRSRLNELLDRIPLLSTNLEHANEQHAEIAEAILRGDAPAAERATIEHLEGTASLLRGFLA; this is encoded by the coding sequence GTGCCGGACTCACCGTTTGGCCCGTCGTTCTCGATGCTGCGCCCAGTCAGGGGCGGCAACGCGTTCGAAGAGACCATCGAACACATCCTGCAGACCATCAAGCTGGGGATCTTCGCCCCCGCCGAAAAACTGCCGCCCGAGCGCGAACTGGCCGAACAACTGGGCGTTTCCCGCGCCACCCTTCGGGATGCGTTGGGGGAGTTGCAGAGTGCCGGCTATTTGGAAGTCCAGCGCGGCCGGTACGGCGGTACGTACGTCTCCACCACAGCAGTCCAGCGGCAGCCGGACCAGGGGCCGCTCGATCCCGCCGAGGTGGAGGACGTCCTCCTGTTCAGGTCCATCATCGAGCCTGCAGCTGCCGCGCTGGCTGCAAAAGCGGATCTATCCGCGGCTGCCCGCAGGCACCTGCAGGTCTGCCTCTCTGAAGTCAGCGCTTCCCCCGCCGTGGGCTACCGTCCGCGCGACGCCCGGTTCCATATTGCGATTGCCGAGTTGTCCGGCTCTGCGAGTTTGGTAGGCGCGGTGGCGGAAACGCGGTCCCGGCTCAACGAACTCCTGGACCGGATCCCCTTGCTCAGCACCAACCTGGAGCACGCCAACGAACAACACGCCGAGATCGCCGAAGCGATTCTGCGCGGCGATGCCCCCGCCGCCGAGCGTGCAACCATCGAACACCTTGAAGGGACAGCTTCACTCCTGCGCGGCTTCCTCGCCTGA
- the nadE gene encoding ammonia-dependent NAD(+) synthetase, with the protein MRELQAKIIEEMGVQPRINPQEEVRKRVTFLKEYVKATGTHGFVLGISGGLDSTLAGRLAQLAVEELEAEGVNANFVAVRLPYGIQHDEDDAQAALDFIKAKTERTFNISRAVDGFEEEFEKTTGAEISDFHKGNTKARARMVAQYAIAGEANYLVIGTDHGAESVTGFFTKYGDGGADILPLFGLNKRQNRELLAELGASARLWQKVPTADLLDDKPGRTDEDELGVTYDQIDDYLEGREVPDGVAEIIEQKYLRTRHKRTVPVTIFDTWWK; encoded by the coding sequence ATGCGCGAACTCCAGGCCAAGATCATCGAGGAAATGGGCGTCCAGCCCCGGATCAACCCCCAAGAGGAGGTTCGCAAGCGGGTTACGTTCCTGAAGGAATATGTGAAAGCCACAGGTACCCACGGTTTTGTGCTCGGCATCTCCGGCGGACTCGATTCCACCCTTGCCGGTCGACTGGCACAGCTGGCCGTCGAGGAACTGGAAGCTGAAGGCGTCAATGCGAACTTCGTCGCGGTCCGGCTCCCTTACGGTATCCAGCACGACGAAGACGACGCCCAGGCGGCCTTGGACTTCATCAAGGCCAAGACCGAACGGACCTTCAACATCTCCCGCGCAGTGGACGGATTCGAGGAAGAGTTCGAGAAAACCACCGGTGCCGAAATCTCCGACTTCCACAAAGGCAACACAAAGGCCCGCGCTCGCATGGTTGCCCAATATGCAATCGCCGGGGAAGCAAACTACCTGGTGATCGGCACAGACCATGGCGCCGAGTCCGTCACGGGCTTCTTCACCAAATATGGCGACGGCGGTGCAGACATCCTGCCGCTGTTCGGCCTGAACAAACGCCAGAACCGCGAACTCCTGGCCGAGCTGGGCGCTTCCGCGCGACTTTGGCAGAAGGTGCCCACGGCTGACCTGTTGGACGACAAGCCGGGCCGCACCGATGAAGACGAGCTCGGAGTCACGTACGACCAGATCGACGACTACCTCGAAGGCCGCGAAGTTCCCGACGGGGTCGCTGAAATCATCGAGCAGAAGTACCTCCGCACGCGCCACAAGCGCACCGTGCCGGTCACTATCTTCGATACTTGGTGGAAATAG
- a CDS encoding carbohydrate ABC transporter permease, translating to MSASTTSVRGTASRGTSATTFRPGSKRQHEVTRLLPVPMLAIILTLLCAIVLIPVAYIFLASVNSDIGVANGEFWPSTFSMENYTKIWSSVGLAKGLTNSVLVAGATAVVSAAMSVSIAYVLVRYQFRGRLSILRGLLALQSVPGTLMVLPVFVLFSSAASYLGIQVIGTQWGLFITYLTFAMPFSTWVMVTYLRGLPRELEEAARIDGASNLGVLVRIILPLSWPGIVVSGIFAFLLGWNDVLFASVMTRPDSQTAAVALQIFGASQEGGAIPLYGQMMAASLVCAAPVVILYLIFQRYLVGGLTAGGVK from the coding sequence GTGAGCGCATCAACCACCTCCGTCCGCGGCACGGCCAGCCGGGGCACGTCGGCAACCACGTTCCGGCCAGGCTCAAAGCGGCAACATGAAGTAACCCGTCTCCTGCCCGTGCCGATGCTGGCGATCATCCTTACCTTGCTGTGCGCCATTGTGCTCATCCCCGTTGCCTACATTTTCCTGGCCTCCGTTAACTCGGACATCGGCGTGGCCAACGGCGAGTTCTGGCCGTCAACGTTCTCCATGGAGAACTACACCAAGATCTGGTCCAGCGTGGGGCTGGCCAAGGGCTTGACCAACAGTGTGCTCGTAGCCGGAGCCACGGCCGTGGTGTCCGCTGCGATGTCCGTGTCCATCGCCTACGTGCTGGTCAGGTACCAGTTCCGTGGGCGGCTCAGCATCCTGCGTGGCCTGTTGGCGCTGCAGTCCGTGCCCGGCACGCTTATGGTCTTGCCAGTGTTCGTTCTCTTCTCCTCAGCCGCCAGCTACCTCGGCATCCAGGTCATCGGCACACAGTGGGGGTTGTTCATTACGTACCTGACCTTCGCCATGCCGTTCTCAACATGGGTGATGGTCACCTACTTGCGCGGCTTGCCGCGGGAGCTGGAAGAGGCCGCAAGGATCGACGGCGCGAGCAACCTTGGCGTCCTGGTCCGCATCATCCTGCCGCTGAGCTGGCCCGGAATCGTGGTCTCGGGAATCTTTGCCTTCCTGTTGGGGTGGAACGATGTCCTGTTCGCCTCGGTCATGACCCGGCCGGACAGCCAGACAGCTGCCGTCGCCCTCCAGATCTTCGGTGCTTCCCAGGAAGGCGGAGCCATCCCGTTGTACGGCCAGATGATGGCAGCTTCGCTCGTCTGTGCCGCTCCCGTCGTGATCCTGTACCTGATTTTCCAGCGTTACCTAGTGGGCGGACTTACCGCCGGAGGAGTCAAATAG
- a CDS encoding Gfo/Idh/MocA family oxidoreductase: protein MSTENPAVINVAIAGCGTIGRTHAAAVGELPELRVTALVDEIPEAADALAQEIADGGAARPATFRTLGEAFASADVDLVIIATPSGLHIQQALEVLDAGKHVVIEKPLDVNLDGAEAILAAAKAAEEKGLVASVISQHRFDPASVVVDQARRAGRFGRLTSAIASVSWYRSQGYYDSGAWRGTWAMDGGGAVMNQGVHTVDLLLWFLGRPVEISAKTALLAHTDLEVEDTAVATVTFESGALAVLHATTAAYPGLTVRLQVMGSKGSAVIDNDNLEYFHAADENGDADSGPMGIRGGGNQAAEELAKFTEPPQQTNLDPTVYPAGHIRQYRDVVDAIRKGRPAGVTVQDAVTALATVRALYLSATLSRPVLIADVMAGKYNDVEVQTGNGHFEEVTA from the coding sequence GTGAGCACAGAAAACCCCGCAGTCATTAATGTCGCCATCGCCGGATGCGGCACCATCGGCCGAACGCACGCCGCGGCGGTGGGAGAACTGCCTGAGCTTCGCGTCACCGCACTGGTGGACGAAATACCGGAAGCGGCGGACGCACTGGCCCAGGAGATCGCGGACGGCGGCGCCGCCCGGCCAGCCACGTTCAGGACCTTGGGTGAAGCATTCGCGAGCGCCGACGTCGATCTCGTCATCATCGCCACCCCCAGCGGACTTCACATCCAGCAGGCTTTGGAAGTCCTCGACGCCGGCAAGCACGTTGTCATCGAAAAGCCGCTCGATGTGAACCTGGACGGCGCGGAGGCAATTCTCGCCGCTGCCAAAGCCGCCGAAGAGAAGGGACTCGTAGCGAGCGTCATCAGCCAGCACCGTTTCGATCCCGCGAGCGTCGTGGTGGACCAAGCCCGCCGGGCAGGCCGGTTCGGACGGCTGACCTCCGCCATAGCTTCCGTTAGCTGGTATCGCAGCCAGGGCTACTACGATTCCGGTGCCTGGCGCGGAACGTGGGCCATGGACGGCGGGGGAGCTGTGATGAACCAGGGCGTCCACACCGTGGACCTTCTCCTGTGGTTCCTTGGACGGCCCGTGGAAATCAGCGCCAAGACCGCGCTCCTGGCGCACACCGACCTGGAGGTCGAGGACACAGCCGTGGCAACCGTCACGTTCGAGTCCGGCGCGCTCGCCGTCCTGCACGCGACGACGGCAGCCTACCCTGGCCTGACAGTCCGGCTGCAGGTCATGGGAAGCAAGGGTTCCGCGGTGATCGACAACGATAACCTCGAGTACTTCCATGCTGCTGATGAGAACGGCGATGCGGACAGCGGACCGATGGGCATCCGGGGCGGCGGCAACCAAGCTGCTGAGGAGCTCGCCAAATTCACTGAGCCACCACAGCAGACCAACCTGGACCCAACCGTTTACCCCGCTGGCCACATTCGCCAGTACCGCGATGTTGTGGACGCTATCCGCAAGGGCCGTCCCGCAGGAGTCACTGTCCAGGACGCCGTCACCGCTCTGGCCACTGTCCGGGCGCTGTACCTCTCGGCCACCCTCAGCCGTCCGGTCCTGATCGCCGACGTCATGGCTGGCAAATACAACGACGTTGAGGTGCAAACCGGTAACGGCCACTTCGAGGAGGTTACGGCATGA
- a CDS encoding extracellular solute-binding protein — protein MRFAPSAKLAAVIATAALALTACGGSSSNSESSGGAVDGAGKKLSVLTGVNSQYPEQQKEWFKDIAAKFKAKTGADVEFETFASANDELTRIQTSVVSGQGPDVYSLGTTFTPTAYATKAFVTLSADDWKKVGGKDRFNQAALGISGPDSEHQAGIPFVSRPFVMAYNKDILAAAGIEKPATTWDELAEQAKKMTNASTGTFGLATGYKDNFDPWKFIWAMSVQAGNPLVDGDKLKMDDPTVKKAYETYFGWLTKDKVVDPAAIGWSNSNAVAAFASGKAGYLMMTTSSSVPTLDKSAIAGKYAYSIMPTTAPGETSPKGDGDKAASILSGDNVVVADYSQQKDLAFAYIELITSKDEQLNYQKIFGELPANADALASLTDPKLKPIADAAGKSKATPFTGAWGDIQLGLLNVTVQSIPELANGAVDDAALEQRLKDAQAKGQASLDRAAKS, from the coding sequence ATGAGGTTTGCACCATCAGCAAAGCTGGCCGCCGTCATCGCAACGGCTGCGCTGGCTTTGACGGCCTGCGGGGGAAGCAGCAGCAATTCTGAAAGCTCCGGAGGTGCCGTGGATGGCGCCGGCAAGAAGCTGAGCGTCCTGACCGGCGTCAACAGCCAGTACCCTGAGCAACAGAAGGAATGGTTCAAGGACATCGCGGCCAAGTTCAAGGCCAAGACAGGCGCCGATGTTGAATTCGAGACGTTCGCATCCGCGAACGACGAACTGACCCGGATCCAAACGTCGGTGGTTTCCGGCCAGGGCCCTGACGTCTACAGCCTGGGCACCACGTTCACACCCACTGCATACGCCACCAAAGCCTTCGTCACCCTCTCTGCGGATGACTGGAAGAAGGTTGGCGGCAAGGACCGCTTCAACCAGGCAGCGCTGGGCATCTCCGGCCCGGACTCTGAGCACCAGGCCGGCATTCCTTTTGTTAGCCGCCCCTTCGTGATGGCCTATAACAAAGACATCCTTGCCGCTGCAGGGATCGAGAAGCCGGCAACCACGTGGGACGAACTCGCCGAACAAGCCAAGAAGATGACCAACGCCAGCACGGGAACCTTCGGCCTCGCCACCGGCTACAAGGACAACTTCGACCCATGGAAGTTCATTTGGGCCATGTCCGTCCAGGCCGGCAACCCCTTGGTGGACGGCGACAAACTGAAGATGGACGATCCCACCGTCAAGAAGGCCTACGAGACTTACTTCGGCTGGCTGACCAAGGACAAGGTGGTGGATCCGGCCGCGATTGGTTGGAGCAACAGCAACGCCGTGGCCGCCTTCGCCTCCGGCAAGGCCGGCTACCTGATGATGACGACGTCGAGTTCAGTCCCCACCCTGGACAAGTCCGCTATCGCAGGCAAGTACGCGTACTCCATCATGCCCACCACGGCACCGGGAGAAACTTCACCGAAGGGCGACGGCGACAAAGCCGCTAGCATCCTCTCCGGCGACAACGTGGTGGTTGCGGACTACTCGCAGCAGAAGGATCTGGCTTTCGCGTACATCGAGCTCATTACGTCAAAGGATGAGCAGTTGAACTACCAGAAGATCTTCGGGGAACTTCCCGCGAACGCGGACGCGCTGGCATCGCTGACAGATCCGAAACTCAAGCCGATTGCCGATGCCGCGGGCAAGTCGAAGGCCACCCCCTTCACCGGCGCCTGGGGAGACATCCAGCTTGGGCTCCTGAACGTCACGGTCCAGTCCATTCCGGAGCTGGCCAACGGCGCCGTGGACGACGCAGCCTTGGAGCAACGGCTCAAGGACGCACAGGCAAAGGGACAAGCATCCCTCGACCGGGCCGCGAAGTCCTAG